The following proteins are co-located in the Microcystis wesenbergii NRERC-220 genome:
- a CDS encoding hydrogenase maturation protease: protein MNNFKILLIGYGNTLRNDDGVGVRIAEIIAEENWPHLQVIATHQLTPELAADMADASLVIFVDAVLSNQTDIRIEKLAAVTEWNNFGHAESPASLLALTQAIYQQTPRAWGIFIPAINCEFGEELSTITQKGLTKAIKAIRKIITSEDLTEYQKPDFDNLPADNFQE from the coding sequence ATGAATAATTTTAAAATACTGCTCATCGGTTACGGTAATACTTTAAGAAATGATGACGGAGTGGGAGTGAGAATAGCCGAAATTATCGCCGAGGAGAATTGGCCTCATCTGCAAGTCATCGCTACCCATCAATTGACTCCTGAGTTAGCGGCCGATATGGCTGATGCTTCCCTAGTTATTTTTGTTGATGCGGTATTATCTAATCAAACCGATATCCGGATAGAAAAATTAGCGGCAGTTACGGAATGGAATAATTTCGGTCATGCAGAAAGTCCCGCTTCTTTATTAGCATTAACTCAAGCAATTTATCAACAAACTCCCAGGGCCTGGGGAATATTTATTCCTGCTATTAACTGTGAATTTGGTGAAGAATTATCAACAATAACTCAAAAGGGCTTGACAAAAGCGATTAAAGCTATTAGGAAAATTATTACTTCTGAGGATTTGACTGAATACCAAAAGCCGGACTTTGATAATCTTCCGGCAGATAATTTTCAGGAATAG
- a CDS encoding mechanosensitive ion channel family protein, which produces MKKIWRYLGLFCLVLLLTLSPIFMIAAQNNPAKQGQETPLETLGEVFPVMLDNQELFTIRQGIGSFSAQERAKSITDRIEKIADDDALSPEDLTIKIDPEDKNPSIILGDTVIATITSRDAKLHAVSQEVLAERALAKMKAAIVRYRQERQPDNLFKDAVLTVSATLATVLIFWVIIFISSRVFPQIQRLITSLVPGVVFQNFEIISSQTIGIFSLRVLQFIRTLIILTILYFYLTFVLRLFPWTRKFGDGFLQYFFSALEVISQEIAKYLPNIFIILIIVFITHYLLRAIKPFFTGLERENLVINGFYPDWAKPTYNLLSLLIIALAIVIAFPYLPGFNSPAFQGVSVFLGVLFSLGSTSAIANVVGGIILIYTRSFQLGDKISIGDVIGDVIEKGLLVTRIRTPANRIITIPNSSLLNTNVINFSVSQREFKQPLILQTTVTLGYDLPWRKVHATLKEAALATKFIVSEPAPFVLQTSLDDFYVSYQLNAYTDHPSKMVYIYSELHQNIQDKCNEVGIEIMSPHYKALRDGNHSTIPENYLPEDYQSPAFGIQSNPQK; this is translated from the coding sequence ATGAAAAAAATCTGGCGTTACTTAGGGCTGTTTTGTTTAGTTTTGTTACTGACTTTATCCCCCATCTTCATGATAGCAGCCCAGAATAATCCTGCTAAACAAGGACAGGAAACACCCCTGGAAACTTTGGGAGAAGTTTTTCCCGTCATGCTTGATAATCAAGAACTTTTTACGATTCGGCAAGGAATAGGTTCTTTTTCAGCGCAAGAAAGAGCGAAATCGATTACAGATAGAATTGAAAAAATTGCCGATGACGATGCTCTTTCTCCTGAAGATTTAACTATAAAAATCGATCCTGAAGACAAAAACCCTTCGATTATTTTGGGAGATACGGTTATTGCTACTATTACTTCTAGAGATGCCAAATTACACGCGGTCAGTCAAGAAGTATTGGCCGAACGAGCTTTGGCAAAGATGAAAGCAGCCATTGTCCGTTATCGTCAAGAACGTCAACCAGATAACCTCTTCAAAGATGCAGTTTTGACGGTAAGTGCTACCTTGGCCACGGTCTTAATTTTCTGGGTAATAATTTTTATATCTTCGCGGGTTTTTCCCCAGATTCAGAGATTAATCACCTCCCTAGTTCCTGGGGTCGTATTCCAAAATTTTGAGATTATTAGTTCCCAGACAATAGGAATTTTTTCCCTAAGAGTTTTGCAATTTATCCGCACTCTGATTATTTTAACTATTCTCTATTTTTATTTAACTTTTGTCCTTCGTCTTTTTCCCTGGACTAGAAAATTTGGTGATGGTTTTCTACAATACTTTTTTAGTGCTTTGGAAGTTATTTCCCAAGAGATAGCAAAATATTTACCCAATATTTTTATTATACTGATAATTGTTTTTATAACTCACTATCTGTTGAGAGCAATTAAACCATTTTTCACTGGATTGGAAAGAGAAAATTTAGTAATTAATGGTTTCTATCCCGATTGGGCAAAACCAACCTATAATTTACTGTCACTGCTGATAATTGCCTTAGCTATAGTCATCGCTTTTCCCTATCTACCCGGATTTAATTCTCCGGCTTTTCAGGGGGTGTCGGTATTTTTAGGGGTGCTATTTTCCTTGGGTTCCACCTCTGCTATCGCTAACGTGGTAGGAGGAATTATCCTCATCTATACCCGCTCTTTTCAACTAGGAGATAAAATTTCTATTGGTGATGTTATTGGAGATGTGATTGAAAAAGGATTATTAGTCACCCGTATTCGCACACCAGCTAATAGAATTATCACGATTCCTAATTCATCGCTGTTAAACACCAATGTGATTAACTTTAGTGTCTCTCAAAGGGAATTCAAACAGCCTTTAATTTTGCAAACCACAGTCACTCTCGGTTATGATTTACCTTGGCGTAAGGTTCACGCAACCCTGAAAGAAGCAGCCTTAGCCACTAAATTTATTGTCTCAGAACCTGCTCCTTTTGTCTTGCAAACCAGTCTCGATGATTTTTATGTCAGCTATCAGCTAAATGCCTACACCGATCATCCTAGCAAAATGGTGTATATTTATTCTGAATTACATCAAAATATTCAGGATAAATGTAACGAAGTCGGTATCGAAATTATGTCTCCTCACTACAAGGCTCTCCGGGATGGCAATCACAGCACTATTCCTGAAAATTATCTGCCGGAAGATTATCAAAGTCCGGCTTTTGGTATTCAGTCAAATCCTCAGAAGTAA
- a CDS encoding saccharopine dehydrogenase family protein, translated as MEKTVLILGGTGRIGQSVALDIINHTAAKIIITGRKEKAIKLLPRMQFLALDLEEIDKLRQAIKNSDLVIHCAGPFHYRDGRVVKICIEEKVNYIDVSDHRSFYQKLIPYRELAIKAGITAVVNTGIFPGISNSIVREGVEQLDRVETIRLNYAVAGSGGAGLTVMRTTFLGLKKPFLAWIEGQWQEIKPYTAREVIDFPAPLGKTGVYWFDMPETYTFAESFQVQNVITKFGSIPDFYNHLTWITAHIFPDAWVESSRGIEFFSQVSYRMTEVTDKFSGIGVAMLAKVAGWQGQQKAVYQATMLHENTAQAAGWGTGSVAELILAAKLQKAGIYPVEQVLSTELFHATMKKRGIKLDRSCAIVA; from the coding sequence ATGGAAAAAACTGTTTTAATTTTAGGTGGCACTGGTCGCATTGGTCAAAGTGTCGCCCTAGATATTATTAATCATACTGCAGCTAAAATTATTATCACAGGACGCAAGGAAAAAGCCATTAAATTACTGCCAAGAATGCAGTTTTTGGCTTTGGATTTAGAAGAAATAGACAAGCTTAGACAGGCAATTAAAAATAGTGATTTAGTCATTCATTGTGCCGGTCCCTTTCACTATCGCGATGGCAGGGTAGTAAAAATTTGCATCGAAGAAAAAGTCAATTATATTGATGTTAGTGATCATCGTTCTTTTTATCAAAAGTTAATCCCCTATCGAGAATTAGCGATAAAAGCGGGAATAACTGCCGTGGTTAATACGGGAATTTTCCCCGGTATTTCTAATAGTATAGTGCGGGAGGGAGTCGAACAGTTAGATAGGGTAGAAACGATCCGTTTAAATTATGCCGTAGCCGGTTCAGGAGGTGCGGGATTAACTGTGATGCGGACTACTTTTCTCGGCTTAAAAAAGCCTTTTTTAGCTTGGATTGAGGGACAATGGCAAGAGATTAAACCCTATACTGCTAGAGAAGTAATTGACTTTCCCGCTCCTTTGGGTAAAACTGGTGTTTATTGGTTTGATATGCCAGAAACCTATACTTTTGCTGAATCTTTTCAAGTGCAAAATGTGATCACAAAATTTGGTTCTATTCCCGATTTTTATAATCATTTAACTTGGATTACTGCCCATATTTTTCCTGATGCTTGGGTAGAAAGTTCTCGGGGAATCGAGTTTTTTTCCCAAGTTAGTTATCGCATGACAGAAGTAACCGATAAATTTTCGGGAATTGGGGTGGCAATGTTGGCAAAAGTCGCCGGATGGCAAGGGCAGCAAAAAGCAGTTTATCAAGCAACTATGCTTCACGAAAACACTGCCCAAGCAGCGGGTTGGGGAACTGGCAGCGTGGCAGAATTAATCTTAGCGGCAAAACTCCAAAAAGCCGGGATTTATCCGGTGGAACAGGTGTTATCCACAGAACTATTCCATGCTACGATGAAAAAAAGAGGTATTAAACTCGATCGCTCCTGTGCAATTGTGGCTTAG
- a CDS encoding sensor histidine kinase, with protein sequence MLKGSLPKLSDIFPPTDHQDRETFTPNAFYPNLSEWLKRSQLKAESEWFAAIAALENILLQNQNHAAAGRGLILSGPTALVRESKALTGFEFGVFTVKALKHLQWPGLQLPSQEKSAADVSPTEIHELPLLPTDPIANERFCLVFSESFALLLVLGEDQWGLSSFQFSFDPVLTQQAWQQLRQRLVNLRYPQIGTLEAIIEANGSPSPDYRLVSQFSRQLLQNLPDQSNLDLKKTKSPINAEITPPEEDNSNLESGCDLELLRALTHEIRTPLTTIRTITRLLLKRAKVTEDVQKYLETIDLECSEQIQRMELIFRAAELGINPLVDKPIQLIPIALEKVFQDSIPRWQKQAKRRNVNLEVNVPKKLPSVISDPNLLDQMLNGVVEKCTRSMASGGLLQVHISTAGNQLKMQFQTQVKSPNLTFKDLGKVLMFQPETGSLSLNMKVTKNLFQALGGKFIVREKPEEGEILTIFLPLGRIK encoded by the coding sequence ATGTTAAAGGGGTCTTTACCGAAATTAAGCGATATTTTCCCGCCGACTGACCATCAGGACCGGGAAACTTTCACCCCCAATGCTTTTTATCCTAATTTATCGGAATGGCTCAAGCGCTCGCAACTGAAAGCGGAAAGTGAGTGGTTCGCAGCGATCGCCGCTTTAGAAAATATCTTATTACAAAACCAAAATCATGCTGCCGCCGGTCGGGGTTTAATTCTCTCCGGTCCGACGGCTTTAGTTAGAGAAAGCAAGGCTTTAACGGGTTTTGAATTTGGTGTTTTCACCGTTAAAGCTTTAAAACATTTACAATGGCCGGGTTTGCAATTGCCTTCTCAGGAAAAATCCGCCGCCGATGTTTCCCCGACGGAGATTCATGAATTGCCTCTCTTGCCAACGGATCCGATTGCTAATGAAAGGTTTTGTCTGGTTTTTAGCGAAAGTTTCGCTCTTTTGCTGGTTTTAGGCGAGGATCAGTGGGGTTTGTCCTCTTTTCAATTTTCCTTTGATCCCGTCCTCACTCAGCAAGCTTGGCAGCAGTTGCGGCAACGATTAGTTAATCTGCGTTATCCGCAAATCGGGACTTTAGAGGCAATTATCGAGGCTAATGGCAGTCCCTCGCCGGATTATCGTCTAGTTAGCCAATTTAGTCGCCAATTACTGCAAAATTTACCCGACCAGTCTAACTTAGACCTGAAAAAAACGAAATCGCCTATCAATGCCGAAATCACTCCCCCAGAGGAAGATAATTCTAATTTAGAATCGGGTTGTGATTTGGAGTTATTGCGCGCCTTAACCCACGAAATTCGCACCCCTTTAACCACCATTCGCACCATTACCCGATTATTGTTAAAACGGGCAAAAGTAACGGAAGATGTGCAGAAATATTTAGAAACAATCGATTTAGAATGTAGTGAACAAATTCAGCGCATGGAATTAATTTTCCGAGCCGCAGAATTGGGTATTAATCCTCTGGTAGATAAACCGATTCAATTAATTCCAATTGCTCTAGAAAAAGTCTTTCAAGATAGTATTCCCCGGTGGCAAAAACAAGCTAAACGGCGCAATGTCAATTTAGAAGTTAATGTACCGAAAAAATTGCCTTCGGTAATTAGCGACCCGAATTTATTGGATCAAATGTTAAATGGAGTCGTGGAAAAATGTACTCGCAGTATGGCTAGTGGTGGTCTGTTACAAGTACATATATCAACGGCAGGAAATCAATTAAAAATGCAGTTCCAAACTCAGGTAAAATCGCCTAATCTTACTTTCAAAGATTTAGGAAAAGTCTTAATGTTTCAACCAGAAACGGGTAGTTTAAGCCTGAATATGAAGGTGACTAAAAACCTTTTTCAAGCTTTGGGAGGTAAATTTATTGTGCGTGAAAAACCCGAAGAAGGTGAGATTTTAACCATTTTCTTGCCCCTCGGACGCATTAAATAA
- a CDS encoding glycoside hydrolase family protein codes for MEISQICLDLIKKWEGFRANAYLDPVGIPTIGYGTIRYPNGQPVELGDIVTEAEAEDLLKLEADDFAELVTKKVTVGLNQNQFDALVSFCYNVGGGAFQGSTLLKKLNSGDFTGAAEQFLVWNKATQNGVKIVLEGLTNRRREEKALFEKSGSEGKPLDKPEPSLQAQVDWLEGYRDRNNDDTIIVARKGSDVIEILTVESPDKEDLITVIRQYPNAKNFLIAPQEKQVPAGERILIQKREFATITKVDAPPSLDNQLLIIGMGADEDTPASLKQDIEELQLRLRDLGYYQGEIDGNFGSGTDQAVKAFQAKFFGANEADGKVGPLTWKKLWEGNPVPVTPPVGVSSPGKNYLKLTKTNKKDEFGCFILKMEYFKDGQLKDSLNVCSGTPSRQIFKTATASVPKSFEPLPEGLWRIENIKWAGGPAHKDDYSGKFVFPDPGVGPVSTPLTYQKPNSTRRSAIEIHIDWNRRKKSPGTAGCVGIYTIGDYQRFVRWLRETDPRDWEHLIYASE; via the coding sequence ATGGAAATTTCGCAAATCTGTCTTGACTTAATTAAAAAATGGGAAGGATTTCGTGCCAATGCTTACTTAGATCCAGTGGGAATACCTACTATTGGTTATGGAACGATTCGTTATCCCAATGGGCAACCTGTGGAGTTAGGAGATATTGTCACCGAAGCAGAAGCGGAGGACTTATTAAAATTAGAAGCTGACGATTTTGCTGAGTTAGTTACCAAAAAAGTAACAGTAGGACTCAATCAGAATCAATTCGATGCTCTAGTTTCTTTTTGCTACAACGTCGGTGGTGGGGCGTTTCAAGGAAGTACCCTACTGAAAAAACTTAATAGTGGTGATTTTACTGGAGCGGCAGAACAATTTTTAGTTTGGAATAAAGCAACACAAAACGGAGTGAAAATTGTTTTAGAAGGTTTAACTAATCGTCGCCGTGAGGAAAAGGCTTTATTTGAAAAATCTGGAAGTGAAGGAAAACCTTTAGACAAGCCTGAACCCTCCTTACAAGCTCAAGTTGATTGGTTAGAGGGCTATCGAGACAGAAATAATGATGATACGATTATTGTGGCTCGAAAAGGCTCTGATGTTATAGAAATTTTGACTGTAGAAAGCCCAGATAAAGAGGACTTAATTACCGTCATACGTCAATATCCTAATGCTAAAAATTTCCTCATTGCCCCCCAGGAAAAACAAGTACCTGCGGGGGAAAGAATCTTAATTCAAAAAAGGGAATTTGCGACAATCACAAAAGTTGATGCTCCTCCCTCATTGGATAATCAACTTTTAATAATTGGAATGGGAGCAGACGAAGATACTCCCGCCAGTTTAAAGCAAGATATTGAGGAATTGCAGTTACGTTTGCGAGATTTGGGCTACTATCAAGGGGAAATTGACGGCAACTTTGGTTCAGGAACGGATCAAGCTGTTAAAGCTTTCCAAGCCAAATTTTTTGGAGCTAATGAAGCAGATGGCAAAGTCGGCCCCCTGACTTGGAAAAAACTGTGGGAAGGAAATCCAGTTCCTGTAACTCCTCCTGTCGGCGTATCCAGTCCGGGTAAAAATTATCTTAAATTAACCAAAACCAACAAAAAAGATGAATTTGGTTGTTTCATTTTAAAAATGGAATACTTTAAAGATGGACAACTGAAAGACAGTCTTAATGTCTGTTCTGGTACGCCATCGAGACAGATTTTTAAGACGGCTACCGCTAGTGTACCTAAATCATTTGAGCCGCTACCAGAAGGGTTATGGCGAATTGAGAATATTAAATGGGCAGGGGGTCCTGCACACAAAGATGATTACTCTGGAAAATTTGTATTTCCTGATCCTGGAGTTGGTCCAGTGTCAACGCCTTTAACTTATCAAAAGCCCAATTCAACCCGTAGAAGTGCTATTGAAATTCACATCGACTGGAATCGCCGCAAGAAGTCTCCTGGTACCGCAGGATGTGTGGGAATTTATACGATTGGCGATTATCAACGTTTTGTTCGTTGGCTTCGGGAAACTGACCCACGAGACTGGGAGCATCTCATTTATGCAAGTGAGTAA
- the groL gene encoding chaperonin GroEL (60 kDa chaperone family; promotes refolding of misfolded polypeptides especially under stressful conditions; forms two stacked rings of heptamers to form a barrel-shaped 14mer; ends can be capped by GroES; misfolded proteins enter the barrel where they are refolded when GroES binds), whose amino-acid sequence MSKIIAFKDESRRALERGVNALADAVKITLGPKGRNVLLEKKYGAPQIVNDGITVAKEIELSDPLENTGARLIQEVAAKTKDLAGDGTTTATIIAQALIKEGLKNVTAGANPVALRRGLDKTIAYLVEEIAAVAKPIAGDAIAQVATVSSGNDEEVGQMIATAMEKVTTDGVITVEESKSLTTELEVVEGMQIDRGYISPYFITDQERQIVEYDNPLILITDKKISAIAELVPVLEAVARQGRPLLIIAEDVDGEALATLVVNKARGVLNVVAIKAPSFGERRKAVLQDIAILTGGRLISEEVGLSLDTVSLDLLGQAAKITLEKDNTIIVASGDSRNKADVQKRLAQLKKQLEETDSEFDKEKLQERIAKLAGGVAVIKVGAATETELKDRKLRIEDALNATKAAVEEGIVPGGGTTLIHLASKVKAFKASLTNDEEKVAADIVAKALEAPLRQLANNAGVEGDVIVEGVRETAFSVGYNVLTGKYEDLIAAGIIDPAKVVRSAVQNAASIAGMVLTTEALVVEKPVKEAAAPDMGGMGGMGGMGGMGGMGGMGGMGMM is encoded by the coding sequence ATGTCCAAAATCATTGCCTTTAAAGATGAATCCCGTCGCGCCCTAGAAAGAGGTGTCAACGCCTTGGCCGATGCGGTAAAAATCACCCTCGGTCCGAAAGGACGCAATGTCTTGTTAGAAAAGAAATACGGCGCCCCCCAGATCGTTAATGACGGCATCACCGTGGCCAAAGAAATCGAATTGTCCGATCCCCTCGAAAACACCGGGGCGAGATTAATTCAGGAAGTAGCGGCAAAAACCAAAGATTTAGCGGGAGATGGCACCACCACCGCCACCATCATCGCCCAGGCTTTAATTAAAGAAGGTCTGAAAAACGTTACCGCCGGGGCCAATCCCGTCGCTTTAAGACGCGGACTAGACAAAACCATCGCCTATCTGGTGGAAGAAATCGCCGCCGTCGCTAAACCGATCGCTGGAGATGCGATCGCTCAAGTGGCCACCGTTTCTTCTGGCAACGATGAAGAAGTGGGACAAATGATCGCCACCGCCATGGAAAAAGTCACCACCGATGGCGTAATCACCGTGGAAGAATCGAAATCCCTAACCACCGAATTAGAAGTAGTGGAAGGGATGCAGATTGATCGCGGTTATATCTCTCCCTATTTCATCACCGATCAAGAAAGACAGATCGTCGAGTACGACAACCCCCTGATCCTGATTACGGATAAAAAAATCAGTGCGATCGCTGAATTAGTCCCCGTCCTCGAAGCCGTTGCCCGTCAAGGTCGTCCCCTATTAATTATCGCCGAAGATGTGGACGGCGAAGCCTTAGCCACTCTAGTGGTCAACAAGGCCCGGGGAGTCTTAAATGTCGTCGCTATCAAAGCCCCCAGTTTTGGGGAACGTCGCAAGGCGGTTTTACAAGATATCGCCATCCTCACCGGCGGTCGTCTGATTTCCGAAGAAGTGGGCTTGAGTCTTGACACGGTTAGCCTCGATCTGCTAGGGCAAGCGGCAAAAATCACCCTAGAAAAAGACAATACAATTATTGTCGCCTCCGGGGACAGCCGCAATAAAGCCGATGTGCAGAAACGTCTCGCCCAACTGAAAAAACAGTTAGAAGAAACCGATTCTGAATTCGATAAGGAAAAATTACAGGAACGCATCGCTAAATTAGCCGGCGGTGTGGCCGTCATTAAAGTCGGGGCAGCCACAGAAACCGAACTCAAGGATCGCAAACTCCGCATCGAAGATGCCCTCAATGCCACCAAAGCCGCCGTGGAAGAAGGTATCGTCCCGGGCGGTGGTACAACCTTGATTCATCTGGCTTCTAAGGTGAAGGCTTTCAAAGCTTCTTTGACTAACGATGAGGAAAAAGTCGCCGCCGATATCGTCGCCAAAGCCCTAGAAGCCCCCCTGCGTCAGTTAGCCAACAACGCCGGTGTGGAAGGCGATGTGATCGTGGAAGGTGTGCGCGAGACCGCTTTTAGCGTCGGTTACAATGTCCTCACCGGCAAGTACGAAGACTTAATCGCCGCTGGAATTATCGATCCGGCTAAAGTGGTGCGGTCAGCCGTTCAAAACGCCGCTTCCATCGCCGGTATGGTCCTAACGACCGAAGCCCTCGTGGTCGAAAAACCCGTTAAAGAAGCCGCAGCCCCCGATATGGGCGGCATGGGCGGCATGGGTGGCATGGGTGGCATGGGCGGCATGGGCGGCATGGGTGGCATGGGTATGATGTAA
- a CDS encoding DNA-methyltransferase, which translates to MVVEYQGKQKKLSSREDESRPIANKEQNSYLAEAIVDHQSTQIAPSSLLQPFSPELEKDRANKFNFLQEILVSHLGQPFYSDNGFILYQGDAIDFLSKLSHSDIKIDLTVTSPPYNIGKEYERVLSINDYVDWCANWLRQIYQITQDNGALWLNVGYLEVPEKGLCVPIPYLLWDKSPFYLLQEIVWKYGAGVSTKNRLSPRNEKWLFYLKNCQEYTFNLDNIRDPNVKYPNQKKNGKYRCNPLGKNPSDVWEVPKVTTGEKRSSKERTGHPAQFPLAIVERIIQASSNPVEIILDPFAGSCSTGIAALGLGRIFVGFEIRQDYCEIAAERFKRFKKERSNTHIQGSLF; encoded by the coding sequence ATGGTTGTAGAGTACCAGGGGAAACAAAAAAAACTATCGTCTAGGGAAGATGAGTCTCGTCCAATTGCCAATAAGGAACAAAACTCTTATCTAGCAGAGGCAATTGTTGATCATCAATCAACTCAGATTGCCCCTTCCTCCTTACTACAGCCATTTTCTCCAGAGTTAGAAAAAGATAGAGCCAACAAATTTAATTTTCTTCAAGAAATTCTGGTTAGTCATCTTGGTCAACCTTTTTACTCAGACAACGGCTTTATTCTTTATCAAGGAGATGCCATAGACTTTTTGTCTAAACTATCTCATAGTGACATAAAAATTGACCTCACTGTTACATCACCACCTTATAATATTGGCAAAGAATATGAACGAGTTCTTTCAATCAATGACTATGTTGATTGGTGTGCTAATTGGCTGCGGCAAATTTATCAGATTACTCAAGATAACGGTGCTTTGTGGCTAAATGTCGGTTATTTAGAAGTACCAGAAAAGGGATTATGTGTTCCGATTCCCTATCTTCTTTGGGATAAGTCTCCCTTTTATCTTTTACAAGAAATTGTCTGGAAATATGGGGCAGGTGTTTCTACAAAAAATCGTCTTAGTCCTCGCAATGAAAAATGGCTTTTTTATCTCAAAAATTGCCAAGAATATACTTTTAACTTAGATAATATTCGTGACCCTAACGTTAAGTATCCCAATCAAAAGAAAAATGGTAAATATCGTTGTAATCCCCTCGGTAAAAATCCTTCTGATGTGTGGGAAGTTCCTAAAGTCACTACAGGAGAAAAGCGCAGTTCTAAGGAAAGAACTGGACATCCTGCACAATTTCCTTTAGCAATTGTCGAGAGAATTATACAAGCTTCATCTAATCCCGTAGAAATAATTCTTGATCCCTTTGCTGGTTCTTGTTCTACAGGAATAGCGGCCTTGGGATTAGGAAGAATTTTTGTGGGTTTTGAAATTCGACAAGACTATTGCGAGATAGCTGCAGAGAGATTTAAAAGATTTAAAAAAGAAAGAAGCAATACTCATATTCAAGGATCATTATTCTAG
- the trpS gene encoding tryptophan--tRNA ligase gives MGKQRILSGVQPTGNLHLGNYLGAIRNWVEGQKDYDNFFCVVDLHAITVPHNPATLAEDTLAIAALYLACGIDLEYATIFVQSHVKAHTELTWLLNCITPLNWLTDMIQFKEKAIKQGENVGTGLLDYPVLMAADILLYDADKVPVGEDQKQHLELTRDIAVRINHLFGQPKQPILKLPDPMIRKEGARVMSLTDGRNKMSKSDPSEMSRINILDSPDVIAKKIKRCKTDLVKGLTFDDPERPECHNLLTLYSILSAKSKEVVAGECADLGWGQFKPMLTEVTIESLKPIQEKYAQIREDKDYLATVLRQGRLKAAAVANQTLDRVKNAMGYLPPF, from the coding sequence ATGGGTAAACAAAGAATCTTATCTGGTGTGCAGCCAACCGGCAATTTACATTTAGGCAATTATCTCGGTGCGATCCGCAATTGGGTGGAGGGACAAAAAGACTACGATAATTTCTTTTGTGTGGTCGATTTACACGCGATCACTGTTCCCCATAATCCCGCCACTCTTGCGGAGGATACTTTAGCAATTGCCGCTTTATATTTAGCCTGCGGAATTGATTTAGAATATGCGACTATCTTTGTCCAATCCCACGTTAAGGCCCATACGGAATTAACTTGGTTATTGAATTGTATCACCCCTTTAAATTGGTTAACCGACATGATTCAATTTAAAGAAAAAGCGATTAAACAGGGGGAAAATGTTGGCACAGGTTTACTCGATTATCCCGTACTGATGGCCGCCGATATCCTACTCTACGATGCCGATAAAGTACCCGTGGGAGAAGATCAAAAACAACATTTAGAATTAACCCGCGATATAGCCGTTAGAATTAATCATCTTTTTGGACAACCGAAACAACCAATTTTAAAACTTCCCGATCCGATGATCCGCAAGGAAGGAGCGCGGGTGATGAGTTTAACCGATGGCCGGAATAAAATGTCTAAATCCGATCCTTCCGAGATGAGTCGGATTAATATTCTCGATAGTCCCGATGTCATTGCTAAGAAAATTAAACGCTGTAAAACCGATCTAGTTAAGGGTTTAACTTTCGATGATCCAGAACGTCCCGAATGCCATAATTTACTAACTCTATATAGTATTTTATCGGCAAAAAGTAAAGAGGTGGTCGCGGGAGAATGTGCCGATTTAGGTTGGGGACAATTTAAACCGATGTTAACAGAAGTTACCATAGAATCTCTGAAACCTATTCAGGAAAAATACGCTCAAATTAGAGAGGATAAAGATTATTTAGCCACAGTTTTGCGGCAAGGTCGTCTCAAAGCAGCAGCGGTGGCCAATCAAACTCTCGATCGAGTCAAAAATGCCATGGGTTATTTACCACCATTTTAG